The Treponema sp. J25 genome includes a region encoding these proteins:
- a CDS encoding aldehyde ferredoxin oxidoreductase C-terminal domain-containing protein translates to MGSVHTEATEVKEVSQKVLFVDASTGYYRMKRYPLKDYFGPVDLGLHLSGRYWTLNIGTGMFAGSILPGSNRLIINGFSPCWRGFYISSMGGAGLVFDNLGINLVSISKKAPVPSILYLNRNHGEEIEVELIPVDSHAIWSSGRGGAYAMMDYALELCGPRYQGEYRALAVGPAAESTDFGGILSAPVKNGKATDIDTWAGRGGFGSKLYQDHGIAAIIYGGTVIDEDFRDRTVADQWFEEKYKQKLMVKDFEATTKYRFDPKFETGGTFGVNYATIGGRIMAFNYRTIYWSEEERLELHKKFIVDHYLKQFNEETIKTKKQATCGEPCAAVCKKYNGEYKKDYEPYQTLGPLCGIFDQRAAEKLNKKGDASGFDAISLGGVLAWLMDCLDRRLLLPEDLGVSRMPRWDWKHFDVVADSMHNAELGCELIDSILQKRGLIDFSEGVRKWARRIKRERGVRILDSFVHTAHGRRGWMVPNQYWTPGALAPMAIMGKYYMHYGPEFYPPRRLGQICAERLKKELIMDNGGVCRFHRGWAEEMVPAAFQALYGKGEQYLQSISIAASRINSRNASVYWESQANIDFVRTFLERLLMVEKKDDPELRYWVEQFQKDPQETALNYWFEVRKGIDESLRDFY, encoded by the coding sequence ATGGGAAGCGTACATACGGAAGCTACCGAAGTAAAAGAGGTCTCTCAGAAGGTGCTCTTTGTGGATGCCTCTACCGGCTATTACCGGATGAAGCGATATCCCCTTAAGGATTATTTTGGACCCGTGGATTTGGGGCTCCATCTTTCGGGGCGCTACTGGACGTTGAATATTGGCACCGGTATGTTTGCGGGTTCTATTTTGCCGGGATCGAACCGGTTGATAATCAACGGCTTTTCGCCCTGTTGGCGGGGTTTTTACATTTCCAGCATGGGCGGGGCAGGCCTGGTTTTTGATAACCTGGGTATCAACCTGGTTTCTATTTCCAAAAAGGCTCCGGTTCCTTCTATCCTCTATTTGAATCGAAACCATGGGGAAGAGATTGAGGTAGAGTTGATCCCGGTGGATTCTCATGCTATCTGGTCAAGCGGTCGGGGTGGGGCCTATGCCATGATGGATTATGCCCTTGAGCTTTGTGGCCCCCGCTACCAGGGAGAATATCGGGCCCTCGCGGTGGGGCCCGCCGCAGAATCCACCGATTTCGGGGGTATCCTTTCGGCGCCGGTAAAAAACGGTAAAGCCACCGATATCGATACCTGGGCTGGCCGAGGGGGTTTTGGCTCAAAATTGTATCAGGATCATGGTATTGCGGCTATTATTTACGGTGGGACGGTGATCGATGAGGACTTCCGGGACCGAACCGTGGCAGACCAGTGGTTTGAGGAGAAGTATAAACAAAAACTCATGGTGAAGGATTTCGAAGCTACCACTAAGTACCGCTTCGATCCGAAGTTTGAAACCGGTGGAACCTTTGGGGTGAACTACGCCACTATCGGCGGCCGTATTATGGCCTTTAATTACCGCACCATCTACTGGAGCGAAGAAGAACGGCTGGAATTGCACAAGAAATTCATTGTGGATCATTACCTTAAACAATTTAATGAAGAAACCATCAAAACAAAAAAACAGGCCACCTGTGGTGAACCCTGCGCAGCGGTGTGTAAGAAATATAATGGGGAATATAAAAAGGATTACGAGCCCTATCAAACCCTGGGGCCCCTCTGCGGAATTTTTGACCAGCGGGCAGCGGAAAAACTCAATAAAAAGGGAGACGCAAGCGGTTTTGATGCCATCTCTTTAGGTGGGGTCCTCGCCTGGCTTATGGATTGCCTGGACCGGCGTTTGCTTTTGCCGGAGGACCTGGGGGTAAGCCGCATGCCCCGCTGGGATTGGAAACACTTTGATGTGGTAGCTGACTCGATGCACAATGCGGAACTGGGTTGTGAACTCATCGATTCGATTCTGCAGAAGCGGGGCCTTATTGATTTTTCTGAGGGGGTACGCAAGTGGGCCCGGCGGATTAAGCGGGAACGAGGGGTGAGGATCCTGGATTCCTTTGTCCACACCGCCCATGGGCGCCGGGGCTGGATGGTTCCCAATCAATATTGGACTCCTGGAGCGTTAGCTCCCATGGCTATCATGGGGAAGTACTACATGCACTACGGACCAGAGTTTTATCCGCCCCGTCGGCTTGGGCAGATTTGTGCGGAGCGGCTTAAGAAAGAACTTATCATGGACAACGGTGGGGTGTGCCGCTTTCACCGGGGCTGGGCGGAAGAAATGGTGCCTGCGGCGTTCCAGGCCCTCTATGGGAAAGGGGAACAGTATCTGCAATCGATATCTATCGCTGCAAGTCGGATCAATTCCCGCAACGCCAGCGTGTACTGGGAAAGCCAAGCAAACATCGATTTTGTGCGCACCTTCCTGGAACGTCTCCTTATGGTAGAAAAAAAGGATGACCCGGAACTCCGGTACTGGGTAGAACAGTTTCAGAAGGATCCCCAGGAGACGGCCTTAAACTATTGGTTTGAGGTGCGAAAGGGTATTGATGAATCCCTGAGGGATTTTTATTAA
- a CDS encoding ATP-binding protein, with protein sequence MLSPTLKDQLYRMNEWWENPEARPLIPPFRRHLVAQIQKRLESGLAPAVVVRGSRQIGKTTSIKQLIFDLLEKGIPPHHIFWVQFDEIPELIQKENPILDLLSWYEKEILQERVNAVIRRGEKVYFFLDEIQNIPNWAPQLKQILDTTGIRAIVTGSSALRIEKGRDSLAGRISTINAGLLSLTEIGTLRHKKSPPPFLPDNGISQLTQKDFWRNLIIHGQQYRQYRDEVFSLFSQYGAYPIAHASHTQRWEEIADQLNETIIQRVIQHDLRLGEKGRKRDAVLLEELFRMACRYAGQTPTIQTMLEELRTTLHANVGPQRVTSYLRFLNETLLVILIPPLEIRLKKKKSASKICIADHSLRASWLQEIIPLTGDSTSEAEATLAGHLAESIVGYTLSTIHGLDLSYYPQRNREPEVDFILTIGQQRIPLEVKYRNNIRKEDLQGIITFMDNKFNNAPFGIVITREDMEEPERNNILFLPLKTFLLLK encoded by the coding sequence GTGCTTTCTCCCACTCTTAAGGATCAGTTATATCGGATGAACGAATGGTGGGAAAATCCAGAAGCCCGCCCTTTGATTCCCCCTTTTCGAAGGCACCTGGTAGCGCAAATACAAAAACGACTCGAATCTGGTCTTGCTCCAGCAGTAGTAGTACGAGGAAGCAGACAGATTGGAAAAACAACCAGCATCAAACAGCTTATTTTTGACCTATTAGAAAAGGGTATTCCCCCTCATCATATTTTTTGGGTTCAATTTGATGAAATTCCTGAGTTAATACAAAAGGAAAACCCTATTCTAGACCTACTTTCCTGGTATGAGAAAGAAATACTTCAAGAACGGGTGAATGCTGTCATCAGGAGGGGAGAGAAGGTCTACTTTTTTCTTGATGAGATTCAAAATATCCCAAATTGGGCCCCCCAGTTAAAACAGATACTGGATACCACAGGTATTCGAGCAATTGTTACCGGAAGCTCCGCCCTCCGGATCGAAAAAGGAAGAGATAGCCTTGCGGGTCGTATTTCCACCATTAATGCAGGACTTCTTTCTCTTACAGAAATAGGAACCCTCCGGCATAAAAAAAGTCCTCCGCCATTTTTACCTGATAATGGGATCTCTCAACTTACTCAGAAAGACTTTTGGAGAAATCTTATCATCCATGGGCAGCAGTATCGGCAATATCGGGATGAGGTCTTTTCCCTTTTTTCTCAGTATGGCGCTTATCCCATTGCCCATGCCAGTCATACACAACGATGGGAAGAAATCGCAGATCAGCTTAACGAAACCATTATTCAGCGGGTTATTCAACATGATTTACGGCTAGGAGAAAAAGGACGAAAACGGGATGCGGTGCTTTTGGAAGAACTATTCCGCATGGCCTGTCGGTACGCAGGTCAAACTCCTACTATTCAAACTATGTTAGAAGAATTACGCACCACCCTTCACGCAAACGTGGGTCCCCAACGGGTGACAAGTTATCTTAGATTCCTTAATGAAACCCTATTAGTGATTCTCATCCCCCCCCTTGAGATCCGCCTTAAAAAGAAAAAAAGCGCTTCAAAAATCTGTATTGCCGACCATAGCCTTAGGGCCAGTTGGCTACAAGAGATAATTCCACTCACAGGAGATAGTACCAGTGAGGCAGAAGCTACCTTAGCGGGTCATTTAGCAGAAAGTATCGTAGGCTATACCCTCTCTACTATTCATGGGTTAGATCTCAGTTACTATCCCCAAAGGAATAGAGAACCAGAGGTAGATTTTATCCTTACCATTGGCCAACAACGAATTCCTTTAGAAGTAAAGTACCGGAACAATATACGAAAAGAAGATCTGCAGGGAATTATTACTTTTATGGACAACAAATTCAACAATGCCCCTTTTGGGATTGTCATTACCCGGGAGGATATGGAAGAACCAGAAAGAAATAACATCCTTTTTCTTCCTCTTAAAACATTTTTGTTATTAAAATAG
- a CDS encoding aldehyde ferredoxin oxidoreductase family protein, producing the protein METIQKERIIGESRKYLEIDVTSRTFQVFSPSEEDLADYLGGAALGLKLIYDRLGERLGSIDPLGPDNILAFMMGSFLGTGAPCSARFAGITKSPLTGIMATSSCGGPFGLACKTAGWDGLLIRGRATVPLVLRINREGVRFEEARELWGLETGETQARVMKSPKEGALVIGPAAEQGVLYANIRSGDRYLGRAGLGTVMASKNIKAIVATGRDYTIDARDRWNFERLNKKAKKMIQQNSFVQGYRDYGTPYNVRFGVQAGYMPVRNFRDRTDPRWEALSGQAMAERYRTIHAVCAYCVVLCGHKGTYPDGKIRHIPEYETIGVWGGNIGNYDPDLIGLWNERMNELGMDTISAGVTVSWAMEAAEKGLRPSELAFGKTDNILKIIEDIAYRRGEGAELALGSRRLAERYGGLEFAIQVKGLELAAYDPRAGWGHGLNYAVANRGGCHLNAYPIGLEAIFGFLPPYSSRAKARWVAYMEDLFSAINATQTCLFSIFGYLLEPPLVKLTPKPILRLAMTYTPRLAQALLDYSGLSGLVGAITGRRLTMKDYLLAGRRSHVLERYMNTLCGISRKDDTLPQRFLTEAQTAHPVLSTVRLEPMLRQYYRIKGYDAEGRPTLRTLKKLGIRPIINSPQAERVILQ; encoded by the coding sequence ATGGAAACCATTCAGAAAGAACGAATCATCGGTGAATCCCGAAAATATCTAGAGATTGATGTAACAAGTCGGACCTTTCAGGTCTTTAGCCCCTCCGAGGAGGATCTGGCAGACTACCTGGGAGGAGCCGCCTTGGGATTAAAGCTTATCTACGACCGGCTCGGGGAACGACTTGGCTCGATAGATCCCCTGGGGCCAGACAATATTCTGGCCTTCATGATGGGGTCCTTCCTCGGTACCGGAGCCCCCTGTTCGGCCCGTTTTGCGGGGATCACCAAATCGCCCCTCACGGGAATCATGGCCACCAGTTCCTGCGGTGGTCCCTTTGGGCTCGCCTGCAAAACCGCCGGCTGGGACGGCCTTTTAATCCGCGGCCGGGCAACGGTTCCCCTGGTACTCCGCATCAATCGGGAAGGGGTACGGTTTGAAGAAGCCCGGGAACTCTGGGGCCTTGAAACAGGGGAAACCCAGGCGCGGGTCATGAAGAGCCCCAAAGAGGGAGCCCTGGTTATAGGCCCCGCGGCAGAACAGGGGGTGCTCTATGCCAACATTCGTTCGGGGGACCGATACCTGGGCCGGGCAGGGCTTGGTACCGTCATGGCATCAAAGAACATCAAAGCCATCGTAGCCACCGGCAGGGACTACACTATCGATGCCCGGGACCGGTGGAACTTTGAGCGGCTCAACAAAAAAGCAAAAAAGATGATCCAGCAGAACAGCTTCGTGCAGGGCTACCGGGATTACGGCACCCCCTACAACGTCCGTTTTGGGGTACAGGCAGGGTATATGCCGGTCCGCAATTTCCGGGATCGTACCGACCCCCGCTGGGAAGCCCTCTCCGGACAGGCCATGGCAGAACGGTACCGAACGATCCATGCGGTGTGCGCCTACTGTGTGGTGCTCTGCGGCCACAAAGGAACCTACCCGGATGGGAAAATCCGGCACATCCCCGAATACGAGACCATAGGGGTATGGGGTGGTAACATTGGGAACTACGACCCGGATCTTATTGGTCTCTGGAACGAACGGATGAACGAACTGGGAATGGACACCATATCAGCGGGGGTCACCGTCAGTTGGGCCATGGAGGCCGCCGAAAAGGGCCTGCGACCAAGCGAACTCGCCTTCGGGAAAACCGACAATATCCTCAAAATAATCGAAGATATCGCCTACCGCCGGGGAGAAGGGGCGGAACTTGCCCTGGGAAGCCGGCGTCTTGCCGAGCGTTATGGGGGATTGGAGTTTGCCATCCAGGTAAAGGGACTGGAACTTGCGGCCTACGATCCCCGGGCCGGCTGGGGCCATGGTCTAAACTATGCGGTGGCAAACCGCGGGGGTTGCCACTTAAACGCCTATCCTATCGGACTCGAGGCCATCTTTGGCTTTTTGCCCCCCTATAGCAGCCGCGCAAAGGCCCGGTGGGTTGCGTACATGGAAGACCTTTTTAGTGCCATCAATGCGACGCAGACCTGCCTTTTTTCTATATTCGGGTATCTCTTAGAACCACCCCTCGTTAAATTGACCCCCAAACCGATATTGCGTCTGGCCATGACCTACACGCCCCGCCTGGCCCAGGCCCTCCTAGATTATTCGGGGCTTTCCGGCCTTGTGGGGGCCATCACTGGCCGGCGTCTTACCATGAAGGATTATCTCCTGGCTGGCCGGCGCAGTCATGTTCTAGAACGATACATGAATACCCTCTGCGGCATTTCCCGAAAAGACGATACCCTCCCCCAGCGGTTTCTTACTGAAGCCCAGACGGCCCATCCCGTACTAAGCACGGTTCGGCTGGAACCAATGCTCCGTCAGTACTACCGCATCAAGGGTTACGACGCAGAAGGTCGACCTACCCTTCGCACCTTGAAGAAACTTGGTATCCGGCCTATCATAAATTCACCACAGGCTGAAAGGGTAATACTCCAATGA